The Streptomyces sp. B3I8 nucleotide sequence TCCCGGCCGCCCCCGAGGACCACCAGCATGTGCATGTTGTAACCCTGGGTCAGTGAAGAGCCGGTGCCCGGGACCAGTACGCGTTCCAGGATCACCAGCTTGCCGTCGGGGGCCATCGCGCTACGGCAGTTGGCGAGGATCCGCCCGCACGCCTCGTCGTCGAAGCAGTGCAGGATGCGGGAGAGAAGGTAGACGTCTCCGTCGGGCGGGACCGACTCGAAGAAGTTCCCGGCGACCCGTTCGCACCGGTCCGCGTGGTCCGTGGCGATCGGGCGGTCCGCGCTCTCCTCGATCACGTGCGGGGCGTCGAACAGGACGGCGCGCGGGCCCTGGTTGGCGTTGAGGATCTCGTTGAGAAGCGCTCCGTGCCCGCCCGCGACGTCCACGATCCGTCGCGCACCGGAGAAGTCGCAGGCGCTGTTGACCTCGGCGAAGAAGGGGGTCCCCGCCACCATGGCCCGCTCGTAGGTCAGCGAGACCTCGGGGTTCTGGTGCAGGTACGAGAACAGGTCGGTGCCGTAGACGTGCGCGAACGCCGAGCGTCCGGTGCGCAGCGAATGGGACAGCGCGCCCCAGGCCGGGTAGAAGTGCGAGCCGTAGATGCGTACGTGGTCGCGCATCGAGTCGCGGGTGTCGGCGCGCAGCAGGTCGCCGATCTCGGTCAGCGCCCAGCCGCCGGCCTCGTCACCCTCGACCACTCCCAGGCTCTCCAGGAACAGCAGGAGCCGCCCCAGGGCATCGGCGTCGGTGCGGGTCGCGAGGGACAGGGCGATGGTCGGAGCGCGGCCCGCGGCCGCGATGGCGTCGACGGTGCCCGACTCGACGGCGAGGTGGACGGCCTGGGTCTTCCAGAACCCGGCCATCAGCTCGAACAGTTGACGCCCTGCTGTTTCCCTCATGGTCAGGCCCCCTTCGTAGTGTCCGGCACCGCGCGCATCCCGCCGGGGGGCGGGTGCTCCTCCCACAGCCGTCGGGCGAGTTCGGAACGTTGTATCTTCCGGGTCGAGGTGCGCGGCAGGTCGTCGAACCGGAGTTGGCGGAAGGCGCTCATCGGGGGCAGGTCGACGGTCGCCCGCCGCCACCGGCTCTCGTCGAGGGGCGCTTCGCCCCTGGTGGCCACGACCGGGACCGGCTCGCCCCGCGGGTCCGCCACGATCACCACTTCCCGCAGCTCTTCGAGGCGGCCCATCAGGAGGTCCTCGACCGCGAGGCTGCTGTCCACGGCATCGATCCGGTCCACCTCGCGGTCCATCAGGTGCAGCAGCCCCCGGCGGTCGAGGTAGCCCGTGTCACCGACCCGCCACCAGCCGTCGCGCAGTTCGCTCCGGAACCGCTCGTCCTCGCCCAGGTAGGTGAGGATCCGGGTGCGGCTGCGCACTTCGAGGTGGCCGCTCCGTCCGGGTCCGAGCCGTCGGCCCGAGTCGTCGACGACGCGCAGGGAGACGAAGCCGGGCAGCGGAAGCCCGACGCAGCGGCCGTCGGCCTTGTGGGCGGTGCGGCGTGTGTACCAGCGGCCGGCCATGGGACCGATCTCCGACTGTCCGTAGAACTGGACGAAGACCGGTCGCCGGTGCCGTGAGGCGGCGAGCATCCGCTGGATGGTGCGCGGGTGCATCGCGTCGAACGTGGCACCGAAGACGCGGACGCTGGACAGGGGAGCGCCGGGCGCGTGGTCGAGCTCCTCCCAGTCGATGTAGGTGTTGGGATGAGTCTCGATGTATCCGGGGCGGGTCCGGACGAACAGCGGGCCGATCTTGTCGGGGTGCGGATCCACGGCGATCACCATCGGGTTGCCGTGGCTGAGGAACATGGCGAGCCCCTGGTAGAAGCGGGAGTGCACGAACGTCATGCACAGCGCGGCCGTCTCCTTCCCCCGGATGGGCCAGGAGACCACCCGCTGCGGAACGAGCCGGTGCCAGCCGGCCTCGGGGCAGTGCACGGCAAGCTTCGGGATGCCGGTCGTACCGGAGCTGTGTGTGATCAGTGACGGCTGGCGCGGGTGGAGGAAGACCGGCTCGGGTACGGGGGCATCCGCGTACTCGGCGAGCGCGATCGGCTCGACGGTCCGGTCGGCGGTTTCCGCGACGAGGTCGGGGGGAGCCGTCCCGGCGGACAGCAGGACCTGGCGTACGTCGTCGGCCAGGGGCACGCCGCGCAGCTTGCCCGCGAGGGTGTCGCCGTCGGTCAGCAGCCACGGCTTCTCGAGCCGGACGAGCAGTTCGTGCGCGACCGCGCCGTCCAGGGCAGGTGACAGCAGCGCGGGTACGGCGCCGATCCGCGCGGCGGCGCAGGCGAGCAGGGCGATGTCGAAGTCGTCGCTCTTGTACAGCGCCACCCGTTCGGTGGGCCGGACTCCCACCGCCCAGAGGCGGGCCGCCAGCTCATCTATCTGATCGGCCAGTTGGCCGACGGTGAAGTGCGTTCCCCGGTCCGGCGCGTACTGCGGCGGGCGGTCCAGCGTGATCTGTGTCGTGGCGTCCCGGCGCGCGGCGGCGTGGAAGATGTCGCCGATGTAGAAGCCGTTCCCGCGGGTGACCCGGCTCAACAGCGTGTGCAGCACTGGTTCTCCTCGTAGGTCAGGGGCGAGCGGTGAGGCGTCCGGCCGAGGGCTCCCGTCCGGGTTCCGGGGCCGTGGTCGTCGCGACGGCTTCGTGGCCGTACAGCCAGTCGAGGTGCTCCAGGTCCTGTCGCGCGCGCATCTCACGGTCGCGCCGCTCCTGGTGCGTGCCGTCGGGGAGGTGGAACGTCCGCCCGAGGGCGCGGGCGCGCCGGTGGACATCGGCGGTACGGGGCATGCGCAGCCTCTCGTAGCGGCGGACGGCCCCGGTCAGGTCGCCGGGACGGGCCTCCTTCAGGCAGCGCGCGAGCACCTCGGCGTCCTCCAGCGCCTGGTTCGCCCCTTGCGAGAGGTAGGGGAGGGTGGGGTGTGCGGCATCGCCGAGCAGTACCACCCGACCGGTGGCGTACCGGTCGGCCATGTCACGGTCGAACAGGTTCCACCGGGTGACCGACGTGGCGGCGGTCACCACCCGTCGGACCTCCTCGTGCCAGCCGGCGAACGCCGCGTCGAGGTCCTCGACGGCGCCAGGGGCCGAGGAGGAACCGGAAGGGGTGTCCGGGTCGGCGCCGACGGCGCTGAAGTGGACGGTGTCGCCGCCCGCGACGGGGTAGTACGTGACGTGCCGCCCGGGGCCGAGCCAGAACATCACTCGCGGATCATGGGCGAAGGAGGGCACCACCTCGGCCGGGACGAGGCCTCGGTGCACCGAGTAGCCCGAGTGCCGCGGCGCGTCGTCCACGACCGCCCGGCGGACGACGGAGTGCACGCCGTCGGCCCCGATCACCAGGTCGGCGGTGGTCACGGAGCCGTCCGTGAGGTGGAGTTCGACCGTGTCGGGCCGTTGAACCAGGCGGGTGCAGCCCCTGCCGAGTTCGACGATGCCCTCGGGCACGGCGGACACCAGGCAGCGCTGCAGATCCGCGCGGTGGATCAGGTAGTACGGGGCGCCGAACCGTTCGTCGCACAGGGTGCCGTGCGGCACCCGGGAGATCGGGCTTCCGTCGTCCCACCGCCGGGTCTCGACGGCACCGGCTCGTACCGCGGTCCGGGCGAGGGCGTCGGCGAGCCCGAGCCGGTGCAGGACGCGTACTCCGTTGGGGGAGAGCTGGATGCCGGCGCCCACGGCTCCCCACACCGGTGTCCGCTCGAAAAGCCGGACGTCCATGCCATGGCCGTGCAGAAGCGTGGCGGTGACCAGACCGGCCACGCCACCTCCCACGATGGCTACCTGTGCCTTCGACGGGGCCATGCGCGTCCTCTCGACCAGGGTGGACCGGGTGACGCCGTGGGGGCCGGTTCACCGTCCGGGCCACGGGGTTTCGCCAGCGTCGCAGAGGCCTGTCGAGGTCGAGCAGTAGGAGTGCTCAATGCCATGGGCAGGGTGGGGCAGCGGGAAGAAGCGGGGTGGGGAAGTGGAAAGAGGCAGGAGCCCGTCCCGGGGGATTGGACGGACTCCTGCCGGTCGCGGTGCGGCGTCGCTCCGTGGCGGAGCGCTCAGCCGCGTCGGTCCTGTTCGATCCGGCGTGGTGAGAGCCGGGCGATGGGGGCGAGCATGAGCAGGGTGACGGCGGCGAGGAGACCGAAGCCGAGACGGTAGTCACCGGTGGCATCGCGCAGGCCGCCCACGACCACCGGTCCGACGGCCGCGCACGCGTACCCGACGAAGAACGCCATGGCGGCGAAGCGCCCGGCCTGTGCGGCGTCCCGGCTCGCCGAGACGGGCAGGGTCAGCACCAGCGTGAACAGTCCGCCGTGTCCGATGCCCATGGCGAGGACCCAGAGCCAGGTGCCGGTGCCGGGGCTGAAGGCGAAGCCCACGAATCCCACGGCGGTCAGCGCCGTCGTCACCGCGAGTCCGAGGCGTTTGTCGTCGCGCTCGCCGAGCAGGACAGGAACGCCCAGCATCGCGACGACCTGGATGGAGATCATCACCGTCAGCATGAAGCCGGCCCGGGCCTCGGTCAGTCCGCCGTCGTCGTGCAGCAACGGCGCGATCCACGCCAACTCGCAGTAGTACAGGGCGGAGTTGCCGGCGGAGATCGCGGTGATCCGCCAGGCCAGGCCGGAACGCCAGGGCAGACCGGTGGTGGCCGGGCCCTTGGGGCCGTCGATGTGGGCGAGGCGCAGCGGCCCCTTCGCCGCCGACCAGAGCACGATGCCGGCGACGGCGAGGAGCGCCCAGGAGGCCAGGGCCGCGGGCCAGGAGTCGAGCGCGTCGGCCAGCGGGGCGCTGACCCCGGCCGCCACCGCGCCGCCCAGTCCGAGCCCCGCCGTGTAGATCCCGGTCACCAGGCCTGCGCGGTCGGCGAAGCGGGTCTTCACGACGGCCGGCAGCAGCGTCTGGGAGATGGCGATGCCGGCGCCCACGACGGCGGCGCAGCACAGCTGGAGCCAGGTGGCCGTGCTCAGCCCCCGGGCCGCGGTGGCCGCGGCGACGACGACCAGGCCGATCAGCACGCCTCGCTGCAGTCC carries:
- a CDS encoding methyltransferase, with translation MRETAGRQLFELMAGFWKTQAVHLAVESGTVDAIAAAGRAPTIALSLATRTDADALGRLLLFLESLGVVEGDEAGGWALTEIGDLLRADTRDSMRDHVRIYGSHFYPAWGALSHSLRTGRSAFAHVYGTDLFSYLHQNPEVSLTYERAMVAGTPFFAEVNSACDFSGARRIVDVAGGHGALLNEILNANQGPRAVLFDAPHVIEESADRPIATDHADRCERVAGNFFESVPPDGDVYLLSRILHCFDDEACGRILANCRSAMAPDGKLVILERVLVPGTGSSLTQGYNMHMLVVLGGGRERDETQYRTLLAKAGFTLETIHDLPLETHLMVARPS
- a CDS encoding class I adenylate-forming enzyme family protein, which gives rise to MLHTLLSRVTRGNGFYIGDIFHAAARRDATTQITLDRPPQYAPDRGTHFTVGQLADQIDELAARLWAVGVRPTERVALYKSDDFDIALLACAAARIGAVPALLSPALDGAVAHELLVRLEKPWLLTDGDTLAGKLRGVPLADDVRQVLLSAGTAPPDLVAETADRTVEPIALAEYADAPVPEPVFLHPRQPSLITHSSGTTGIPKLAVHCPEAGWHRLVPQRVVSWPIRGKETAALCMTFVHSRFYQGLAMFLSHGNPMVIAVDPHPDKIGPLFVRTRPGYIETHPNTYIDWEELDHAPGAPLSSVRVFGATFDAMHPRTIQRMLAASRHRRPVFVQFYGQSEIGPMAGRWYTRRTAHKADGRCVGLPLPGFVSLRVVDDSGRRLGPGRSGHLEVRSRTRILTYLGEDERFRSELRDGWWRVGDTGYLDRRGLLHLMDREVDRIDAVDSSLAVEDLLMGRLEELREVVIVADPRGEPVPVVATRGEAPLDESRWRRATVDLPPMSAFRQLRFDDLPRTSTRKIQRSELARRLWEEHPPPGGMRAVPDTTKGA
- a CDS encoding FAD-dependent monooxygenase — encoded protein: MAPSKAQVAIVGGGVAGLVTATLLHGHGMDVRLFERTPVWGAVGAGIQLSPNGVRVLHRLGLADALARTAVRAGAVETRRWDDGSPISRVPHGTLCDERFGAPYYLIHRADLQRCLVSAVPEGIVELGRGCTRLVQRPDTVELHLTDGSVTTADLVIGADGVHSVVRRAVVDDAPRHSGYSVHRGLVPAEVVPSFAHDPRVMFWLGPGRHVTYYPVAGGDTVHFSAVGADPDTPSGSSSAPGAVEDLDAAFAGWHEEVRRVVTAATSVTRWNLFDRDMADRYATGRVVLLGDAAHPTLPYLSQGANQALEDAEVLARCLKEARPGDLTGAVRRYERLRMPRTADVHRRARALGRTFHLPDGTHQERRDREMRARQDLEHLDWLYGHEAVATTTAPEPGREPSAGRLTARP
- a CDS encoding CynX/NimT family MFS transporter, whose amino-acid sequence is MALFVAAANLRPAIAAVSPLVDRIRTDLGLSATAVSLLTTIPTLAMGLCAPLAASVGRRWGLQRGVLIGLVVVAAATAARGLSTATWLQLCCAAVVGAGIAISQTLLPAVVKTRFADRAGLVTGIYTAGLGLGGAVAAGVSAPLADALDSWPAALASWALLAVAGIVLWSAAKGPLRLAHIDGPKGPATTGLPWRSGLAWRITAISAGNSALYYCELAWIAPLLHDDGGLTEARAGFMLTVMISIQVVAMLGVPVLLGERDDKRLGLAVTTALTAVGFVGFAFSPGTGTWLWVLAMGIGHGGLFTLVLTLPVSASRDAAQAGRFAAMAFFVGYACAAVGPVVVGGLRDATGDYRLGFGLLAAVTLLMLAPIARLSPRRIEQDRRG